In Nymphaea colorata isolate Beijing-Zhang1983 chromosome 13, ASM883128v2, whole genome shotgun sequence, one DNA window encodes the following:
- the LOC116266927 gene encoding cationic peroxidase 1-like, which yields MASSLPRCMALVVLVLVAAAATSASAQLSTTFYDTICPSALSTIKAAVASAVQTEARMGASLLRLHFHDCFVQGCDASVLLDDTATFTGEKTAGPNMGSLRGFEVIDTIKSAVDKACGASVVSCADILAVAARDSVVALGGPSWNVPLGRRDSTTASFGGANTDLPSPDSSLATLTSAFQAKGLNLQELVALSGAHTIGQSRCSLFRDRIYNDTNIAPLFAFRRRLQCPRSGGDDNLAPLDNLTPNRFDNAYYLNLVFKRGLLHSDQELFNGGSADAQVRTYSLNPFAFSRDFAAAMVKMGNINPLTGNNGQVRTNCRKVN from the exons ATGGCGTCGTCCCTTCCGCGTTGCATGGCCTTGGTGGTGCTCGTTCTCGTTGCAGCGGCGGCAACCTCCGCTTCTGCTCAGCTGAGCACCACCTTCTACGACACCATCTGCCCTTCCGCACTCTCCACCATCAAAGCTGCCGTGGCGAGCGCCGTGCAGACGGAGGCCCGCATGGGTGCCTCCCTCCTCCGCCTCCACTTCCATGATTGCTTCGTTCAG GGCTGTGATGCTTCGGTTCTGTTGGACGACACTGCGACCTTCACCGGCGAGAAGACGGCGGGACCTAACATGGGTTCCCTCCGTGGCTTCGAGGTGATCGACACCATCAAATCTGCCGTCGACAAGGCGTGTGGTGCGAGTGTGGTGTCCTGTGCTGACATTCTCGCCGTTGCTGCACGTGACTCCGTTGTCGCG CTGGGCGGGCCTTCTTGGAATGTACCACtgggaaggagagattccacaACAGCCAGCTTTGGTGGTGCTAATACCGACCTGCCTTCACCAGATTCTAGCCTCGCCACCCTGACTTCCGCATTTCAAGCTAAGGGGCTCAACCTGCAGGAACTAGTGGCGCTCTCTGGTGCCCACACCATCGGCCAATCAAGGTGTTCTCTGTTCAGGGATCGAATCTACAATGACACCAACATCGCTCCCCTCTTTGCGTTCAGGCGGCGGTTGCAGTGCCCTCGATCCGGTGGTGACGACAACCTTGCCCCCTTGGACAACCTCACCCCAAATCGGTTCGACAACGCCTACTATCTCAACTTGGTATTCAAGAGGGGTCTGCTTCACTCGGACCAGGAGCTCTTCAATGGTGGCTCTGCTGATGCACAAGTCAGGACCTACAGCCTCAACCCTTTCGCTTTCTCAAGAGATTTCGCTGCCGCCATGGTGAAGATGGGAAACATCAATCCTCTTACTGGCAACAACGGCCAAGTGCGTACCAACTGCAGGAAAGTTAACTAA
- the LOC116266558 gene encoding probable CoA ligase CCL5, with protein sequence MAESRLVEHRSGFCPSDCIFYSKRKPVALPMEEHLDVATFVSSFPHSGDVALIDATTGEKVTYPRLWSMVRSLAAGLSSLGVRRGDVVLLISPNSVLFPVVCLAVLSLGAVLTAANPLNTTQEIRQQASDSRPVLAFTTPDFLPKLAGLGLPIVLMGRYSHGGGRLDVKVAATMQQLVEAGPTPTEGLRDAVRQGDTATLLYSSGTTGRSKGVASSHRSLMATVIMVMQRFRLNEGAQTFLGRVPMFHVYGLTVLGLGALASGSTVVVVSEPGLESIATAIERYGVTYFPLAPPLVAALAKSPTLDLYDMSSLQTVLCGGAPLSEDVVQEFEARFPQVALLQGYAMTETTGTGSSTDTVEESKRIGSSGLLSPNMEAKIVDPETGRALAENGRGELWLRGPCIMKGYHSNPEATKLTLDEEGWLKTGDLCFIDNDGYLFVLDRLKELIKYKGFQVPPAELEALLLSHPQIIDAAVVPFPDEIAGQIPLAYVVRREETDVLLEDEVITFIAKKVAPYKKVRKVSFVGSIPRTPSGKILRKNLIKIATSCL encoded by the exons ATGGCGGAATCTCGCTTGGTAGAACACAGAAGCGGCTTCTGCCCCTCGGATTGCATCTTTTACAGCAAACGGAAGCCCGTCGCCCTCCCCATGGAGGAGCATCTGGACGTCGCAACCTTCGTCTCCTCATTCCCCCACTCCGGCGACGTCGCCCTCATCGACGCCACCACCGGTGAAAAGGTCACCTACCCTCGACTCTGGTCCATGGTCCGGTCCCTCGCCGCCGGCCTCTCCTCGCTCGGCGTCCGACGGGGTGACGTCGTCCTCCTCATCTCCCCGAACTCCGTCCTCTTCCCCGTCGTCTGCCTCGCCGTGCTATCCCTCGGTGCTGTCCTCACTGCCGCCAACCCCCTGAACACCACGCAAGAGATCCGGCAACAAGCTTCCGACTCCCGCCCGGTCCTCGCCTTCACCACCCCCGACTTCCTTCCGAAACTCGCCGGCCTCGGCCTGCCGATCGTCCTGATGGGTCGTTACTCGCATGGTGGAGGCCGCCTGGACGTGAAGGTTGCGGCTACAATGCAGCAGCTCGTCGAAGCGGGGCCGACGCCGACGGAGGGTCTGAGGGATGCTGTCCGGCAGGGCGACACCGCGACATTGCTGTACTCTTCCGGGACCACTGGGCGGAGCAAAGGGGTCGCCTCGTCTCACCGGAGCCTCATGGCGACGGTCATCATGGTGATGCAAAGATTCCGATTGAACGAGGGCGCGCAGACGTTCCTCGGTCGGGTGCCCATGTTTCACGTCTACGGCCTGACGGTACTAGGGCTGGGGGCGCTGGCGTCCGGCTCGACCGTCGTCGTCGTCTCGGAGCCCGGCCTGGAGTCCATCGCCACCGCAATAGAGCGCTACGGGGTGACGTACTTTCCGCTGGCGCCGCCGCTCGTGGCGGCGCTAGCCAAGAGCCCAACCCTCGACCTCTACGATATGAGCTCGCTGCAGACGGTTCTGTGCGGCGGAGCGCCGCTCAGCGAAGACGTGGTGCAGGAATTCGAGGCCAGGTTCCCGCAGGTGGCGCTGCTGCAGGGCTACGCCATGACCGAGACGACGGGGACGGGGTCATCAACCGACACGGTGGAAGAGAGCAAGCGGATCGGGAGCTCCGGGTTGCTGTCGCCCAACATGGAGGCGAAGATTGTGGACCCCGAGACTGGCAGAGCGCTGGCGGAGAACGGCAGAGGCGAACTCTGGCTGCGGGGGCCATGCATCATGAAAG GTTACCATTCGAACCCGGAGGCCACGAAGCTGACACTAGATGAGGAAGGCTGGCTTAAAACCGGGGATCTCTGTTTTATCGACAACGATGGCTACTTGTTCGTTCTCGACAGGCTCAAAGAGTTGATCAAATATAAAGGTTTTCAAGTTCCTCCCGCGGAGCTGGAGGCGCTGCTCCTTTCCCATCCCCAAATAATTGATGCAGCTGTCGTACC GTTCCCAGATGAAATAGCAGGGCAGATTCCTTTGGCTTATGTTGTAAGAAGAGAAGAAACTGATGTATTATTAGAAGATGAAGTCATTACATTCATCGCAAAGAAG GTTGCACCATACAAGAAAGTTCGAAAAGTGTCGTTTGTTGGCAGCATACCGAGGACTCCATCCGGAAAAATATTGAGGAAAAATCTCATCAAGATTGCAACTTCTTGTCTCTGA